Proteins from a single region of Phormidium ambiguum IAM M-71:
- a CDS encoding LL-diaminopimelate aminotransferase produces MEFAKRLEPLQHNVFADMDQAKAKARASGLSVIDLSLGSLDLPAANHITEAIAQSLTDTSTHGYLLFHGTRDFRQAVADWYKKKFAVAVDPETEVLPLIGSQEGTAHLPLAVLNPGDFALLLDPGYPSHSGGVYLASGQIYPMPLRAENGFLPVFEEVPQAVLDQAKMMVLSYPHNPTTAIAPLSFFQKAVAFCQQHNLVLVHDFPYVDLIFAENLAPSILQADPEKTVSIEFFTMSKSYNMGGFRVGFAIGNPALIKALRQIKAAIDFNQYRGILNGAIAALSGPQDTVKSNVAILRDRRDTFIQALHRIGWEVPTPPATMYIWAKLPEAWASDSLTFAAKLVENTGVAVAPGAGFGKFGEGYVRFALVHQPEILETAVNRISQFLYQ; encoded by the coding sequence ATGGAATTCGCTAAGCGTTTAGAACCTCTACAACATAATGTTTTCGCTGATATGGATCAGGCGAAAGCTAAAGCCAGAGCATCAGGTTTGTCAGTTATCGATCTGTCTTTAGGCTCGTTGGATTTACCAGCAGCAAATCATATTACGGAAGCGATCGCACAGTCTTTAACAGATACTAGTACTCACGGTTATTTATTATTTCACGGCACTAGAGATTTTCGTCAAGCTGTAGCTGATTGGTACAAGAAAAAATTCGCTGTTGCTGTCGATCCCGAAACCGAAGTTTTACCTTTAATTGGTTCTCAAGAAGGAACTGCTCATTTACCTTTAGCAGTTCTGAATCCCGGAGATTTTGCTTTACTTTTAGACCCCGGTTATCCCTCCCATAGTGGGGGAGTTTACTTAGCTAGCGGTCAAATTTATCCGATGCCATTGCGAGCCGAAAATGGATTTTTGCCTGTGTTTGAAGAAGTGCCCCAGGCAGTTTTAGACCAAGCAAAAATGATGGTCTTGAGTTATCCGCATAATCCAACTACGGCGATCGCACCATTATCTTTCTTCCAAAAAGCTGTCGCTTTTTGTCAGCAACATAACTTGGTATTAGTCCACGATTTTCCTTATGTGGATTTAATATTTGCGGAGAATCTCGCTCCGTCAATTTTACAAGCCGATCCAGAAAAAACCGTATCGATCGAATTTTTTACCATGTCTAAATCCTATAACATGGGCGGTTTTCGCGTGGGATTTGCCATTGGAAATCCAGCTTTAATTAAAGCTTTACGCCAAATCAAAGCGGCAATTGACTTTAACCAATATCGGGGGATTTTGAATGGAGCGATCGCTGCTTTAAGTGGTCCCCAAGATACAGTTAAATCAAATGTGGCAATTTTGCGCGATCGGCGTGACACATTTATTCAAGCCCTACACCGCATCGGTTGGGAAGTCCCAACCCCACCAGCAACTATGTATATTTGGGCAAAATTACCAGAAGCTTGGGCGAGTGATTCTCTAACATTTGCGGCCAAACTAGTGGAAAATACGGGAGTTGCTGTCGCACCTGGCGCAGGTTTCGGTAAATTTGGTGAGGGTTATGTCAGATTTGCTTTGGTACATCAACCAGAAATTTTAGAAACAGCTGTCAACAGGATTTCTCAGTTTTTGTATCAGTAA
- a CDS encoding thioredoxin family protein encodes MSSVITIFDSEFETEVLKATQPVLVYFWAAWCGPCRLMAPLVSSVAETYSDRLKVVKMEVDPNPEAVKNYKVEGVPALRLFKNGEVIESLEGIEAKNTKQRITDMLEAHLSNQ; translated from the coding sequence ATGAGCAGCGTGATAACCATCTTCGATTCTGAGTTTGAAACCGAAGTGCTGAAAGCGACGCAGCCAGTGTTGGTTTACTTCTGGGCAGCTTGGTGTGGGCCATGCCGATTGATGGCTCCATTAGTTAGTTCGGTAGCCGAGACATACAGCGATCGTCTAAAAGTAGTCAAAATGGAAGTGGACCCTAACCCCGAAGCAGTAAAAAACTACAAGGTGGAAGGAGTTCCTGCATTAAGGCTGTTTAAAAACGGCGAGGTGATTGAATCTCTTGAGGGAATCGAAGCCAAGAACACCAAACAGAGAATCACCGATATGCTAGAAGCACATCTGTCAAATCAGTAA
- a CDS encoding SGNH/GDSL hydrolase family protein has translation MKLFHSAVVSLAIATIAPFFSASKPINAFSLINSKKPVRIMPLGDSNTRGNEPGVSTGKRAGYRDDLWALFQDRGFNVNFVGSLSEGPSTVKGAKGIYNFDDDHQGHGGYAIKGSGAKGEILPNVTNWLKKAMPNVVLLMAGTNDFLYQKTTAEKTRDELRELIDTILSWSSDVELFVSSIPPIKPSRTFAEEASKYNDLIANLLNSSRYKNKKVHFVDNRKNLTLSNLWSSSNDTVHLNNQGYQKLAQSWFNAIVGTAQPNPAVKRVASPMPQSVSNLVFAPSSVDTPELDFAFAVPENTLFNEEAEVATNPTSVPEPNSASGVLALGAIGIILFWKRQKPQKAIANEN, from the coding sequence ATGAAACTTTTTCATAGTGCAGTAGTATCGTTAGCGATCGCTACTATTGCTCCATTTTTTAGTGCTTCAAAACCAATAAATGCCTTCAGTTTAATTAACTCTAAAAAGCCTGTAAGAATCATGCCATTAGGTGATTCTAATACTCGCGGAAACGAGCCAGGAGTATCAACAGGAAAAAGGGCTGGATATCGAGATGATTTATGGGCGCTATTTCAGGATCGAGGATTTAACGTAAATTTTGTTGGCAGCCTTAGTGAAGGGCCGAGTACAGTCAAAGGAGCTAAAGGAATCTATAATTTTGATGACGATCATCAAGGTCATGGTGGATATGCGATTAAAGGCTCTGGTGCTAAAGGAGAAATCTTGCCTAATGTGACAAATTGGTTAAAAAAAGCCATGCCTAATGTAGTACTACTGATGGCAGGTACCAATGATTTTTTATATCAAAAAACAACAGCAGAAAAGACTAGAGATGAGTTAAGGGAACTAATTGACACAATTTTGAGTTGGTCATCAGACGTAGAATTATTTGTTTCCTCCATTCCGCCAATTAAACCATCAAGGACTTTTGCCGAAGAAGCAAGTAAATACAATGATTTGATTGCTAATTTATTAAATAGCTCACGTTATAAAAATAAAAAAGTTCACTTTGTAGATAATCGAAAAAACCTCACGTTAAGCAATCTTTGGTCTTCTTCAAATGATACCGTTCACTTAAATAACCAAGGTTATCAAAAATTAGCGCAATCTTGGTTTAATGCGATTGTTGGTACAGCGCAACCCAATCCTGCTGTAAAAAGAGTAGCTTCTCCCATGCCGCAAAGTGTCAGCAATTTGGTTTTTGCACCCAGTTCCGTAGATACTCCAGAATTAGATTTTGCTTTCGCTGTTCCTGAGAACACCTTGTTTAATGAAGAAGCTGAAGTTGCTACAAATCCGACATCCGTTCCCGAACCTAACTCAGCATCGGGTGTTTTAGCGCTTGGTGCGATCGGTATAATTTTATTCTGGAAGCGTCAAAAACCACAAAAAGCGATCGCAAACGAAAACTGA
- a CDS encoding PEP-CTERM sorting domain-containing protein (PEP-CTERM proteins occur, often in large numbers, in the proteomes of bacteria that also encode an exosortase, a predicted intramembrane cysteine proteinase. The presence of a PEP-CTERM domain at a protein's C-terminus predicts cleavage within the sorting domain, followed by covalent anchoring to some some component of the (usually Gram-negative) cell surface. Many PEP-CTERM proteins exhibit an unusual sequence composition that includes large numbers of potential glycosylation sites. Expression of one such protein has been shown restore the ability of a bacterium to form floc, a type of biofilm.) has translation MKTSIMKQSWCGLGLALSVVSAFSITTFSQTANAAVFNVGQLSWDSDNSVNSGKVIEGNVSALPASFLVTDPNVDLINSQTIGSVLGLSSGFNTFAALGDQNDRAIIELSWAGKYLKNYNGDDFVLYENGFSGEPEAFAIAVRKQGENTFSNYFYKFTKEFVPTDISRPDVGGAFATVFDLTDFNLGQNEAIDAIRVMNLLPSDRVDGNDGQGFLGGSFLPRTGVGGTEFASDKFDPDITYLVALNQPTSVPEPSAILGFLLLGGIGLAKKIVRK, from the coding sequence ATGAAAACATCCATCATGAAACAAAGCTGGTGCGGACTAGGTTTAGCGTTAAGTGTTGTGTCAGCTTTCTCAATTACTACTTTTTCGCAAACTGCTAATGCTGCGGTTTTTAATGTAGGTCAACTTAGTTGGGATTCTGACAATTCAGTAAATTCTGGCAAAGTTATTGAAGGGAATGTTTCCGCATTGCCAGCAAGTTTTTTAGTCACAGACCCGAATGTTGATTTAATTAACAGTCAAACCATTGGTTCAGTGCTGGGTTTAAGTAGTGGATTCAACACTTTTGCTGCGCTTGGAGATCAGAACGATCGGGCCATCATCGAACTTAGTTGGGCTGGCAAGTATCTCAAAAACTACAATGGCGATGATTTTGTCCTCTACGAAAATGGATTTTCTGGGGAACCGGAAGCTTTTGCCATAGCAGTTCGCAAACAAGGTGAAAATACTTTTAGCAATTACTTCTACAAGTTTACAAAAGAGTTTGTTCCCACTGACATATCTCGGCCAGACGTAGGCGGTGCATTTGCTACAGTTTTTGACCTAACTGATTTTAATCTAGGTCAAAATGAAGCAATTGACGCTATTCGAGTAATGAACTTACTACCCTCAGATAGAGTGGATGGAAATGATGGACAAGGCTTTTTAGGGGGTAGTTTTCTACCACGAACAGGAGTTGGTGGTACGGAATTTGCTTCAGACAAATTCGATCCAGATATTACTTATTTAGTTGCCTTAAACCAGCCAACATCCGTTCCCGAACCCTCTGCTATTTTAGGATTTTTGCTCCTTGGCGGCATAGGTTTAGCTAAAAAAATAGTCCGCAAATAA
- the topA gene encoding type I DNA topoisomerase, whose amino-acid sequence MSTLVIVESPTKARTIRNFLPSDYRVEASMGHVRDLPSSAEEIPETVKGEKWAQLGVNVEADFEPLYVIPKEKKKVVKQLQDALKEATELVLATDEDREGESISWHLKQVLKPKVPIKRMVFHEITQDAIRKALKNCRDIDEQLVHAQETRRILDRLVGYTLSPLLWKKIAWGLSAGRVQSVSVRLLVKRERQRRAFRQASYWDLKAVLEQQKSPFDAKLVSLAGTKVATGSDFDETTGQIVLGRNVVVLNEAEALALRERLLDKTWTVSNIEERPVTRKPAPPFTTSTLQQESNRKLHLSARDTMRIAQSLYEQGYITYMRTDSVHLSEQAIAAARNCVEQMYGSQYLSPQPRKYTTKSKGAQEAHEAIRPAGSSFRTPQETGLSGLEFRLYDLIWKRTVATQMADSRQTLITIDLQVEDAGFRSTGKRIDFPGYLRAYVEGSDDPDAAIEDQEVILPPLKVGDRPNCKELEAVSHETQPPARYTEASLVKTLESEGIGRPSTYASIISTIIDRGYAQMNGNALVPTFTAFAVTSLLEKHFPDLVDTSFTSQMEQTLDDIATGEAQWLPYLRQFYQGETGLETQVKERESQIDPAEARTVELENLAAKVRIGKFGPYIEAENGDGVVTASIPKDLTPADLDPEQVQTILRQKTEGPEKLGIDPETGEPIFMLIGTYGPYVQLGEVSEENKKPKRASLPKGINQEDVTLEMALGLLALPRNLGVHPETGAKIQAGLGRFGPYIVHDQGKEGKDFRSLKATDNVLTVDLQRALEILAEPKKTRGGTRSKTKTPLKELGNHPNDDEPVNIYEGPYGTYIKHGKTNAAIPEGETVETMTLEKALEVLATKKSTKSTSKSKKSTTSSTSKKTTTATKSTTEKKTTKSTATKKKTS is encoded by the coding sequence ATGTCAACCCTTGTTATAGTCGAATCACCCACCAAAGCACGCACCATTCGCAACTTCCTCCCCTCCGACTACCGGGTAGAAGCATCGATGGGTCATGTCCGCGACTTGCCCTCATCTGCTGAAGAAATACCCGAAACAGTCAAAGGGGAAAAATGGGCACAGTTGGGGGTGAACGTAGAAGCAGATTTTGAACCCCTGTATGTAATCCCCAAAGAGAAAAAGAAAGTTGTTAAACAACTACAAGATGCCCTCAAAGAAGCTACCGAACTGGTATTGGCGACTGACGAAGACCGAGAAGGGGAAAGCATCAGCTGGCATTTAAAGCAAGTTCTGAAACCCAAAGTGCCGATTAAGCGGATGGTATTTCATGAAATTACCCAAGACGCTATCCGCAAAGCCTTGAAAAACTGTCGGGACATTGACGAACAGTTAGTCCACGCCCAAGAAACTCGCCGTATCCTAGACCGACTCGTAGGTTACACCCTCTCGCCCTTACTGTGGAAAAAAATTGCTTGGGGACTCTCAGCGGGAAGAGTCCAGTCTGTCTCCGTTCGTTTGTTGGTCAAAAGAGAACGTCAACGTCGCGCCTTCCGTCAAGCAAGTTATTGGGATTTAAAAGCTGTTTTAGAACAGCAAAAATCGCCTTTTGATGCCAAATTAGTCAGTTTAGCGGGAACAAAAGTCGCTACTGGCAGTGATTTTGACGAAACTACTGGGCAAATCGTCCTTGGACGCAATGTAGTTGTCCTCAACGAAGCCGAAGCTTTAGCTTTGCGGGAAAGATTGTTAGACAAAACTTGGACAGTTAGCAATATTGAAGAACGTCCAGTTACGCGCAAACCCGCCCCACCCTTTACCACTTCCACATTACAACAGGAATCTAACCGCAAACTGCACCTTTCCGCCCGTGACACGATGCGGATTGCTCAAAGTTTGTACGAGCAGGGCTATATTACCTATATGCGGACAGATTCGGTGCATTTGTCGGAACAAGCGATCGCAGCTGCCCGCAACTGCGTCGAACAAATGTACGGCAGTCAATACCTCAGCCCCCAACCCCGCAAATACACCACTAAAAGCAAAGGCGCACAAGAAGCCCACGAAGCCATTCGTCCCGCAGGTAGCAGTTTCCGCACCCCCCAAGAAACCGGACTGAGTGGTTTAGAATTCCGACTGTACGATTTAATTTGGAAGCGTACTGTCGCTACCCAAATGGCAGACTCTCGCCAAACTTTAATTACCATAGACTTGCAAGTAGAAGACGCAGGTTTCCGTTCCACAGGGAAACGCATCGACTTTCCCGGATACTTACGTGCTTACGTGGAAGGTTCCGACGACCCAGACGCGGCGATTGAAGACCAAGAAGTAATTCTGCCACCATTAAAAGTTGGCGATCGTCCCAATTGTAAAGAACTGGAAGCAGTTAGTCACGAAACCCAACCACCCGCCCGTTACACGGAAGCGTCTTTGGTGAAAACCTTAGAAAGTGAAGGTATTGGTCGTCCGAGTACTTACGCGAGTATTATTAGCACAATTATCGATCGCGGCTACGCCCAAATGAACGGCAACGCCCTCGTCCCCACCTTCACCGCCTTCGCCGTCACCAGTCTCTTAGAAAAACACTTCCCCGACTTGGTAGACACCAGCTTTACCTCCCAAATGGAACAAACCCTAGACGACATCGCCACAGGTGAAGCTCAATGGCTACCCTACCTGCGGCAATTCTATCAGGGAGAAACAGGCTTAGAAACCCAAGTTAAAGAACGGGAAAGTCAAATCGACCCCGCCGAAGCCCGGACAGTAGAACTGGAAAACCTCGCCGCTAAAGTCAGAATCGGCAAATTTGGCCCCTACATCGAAGCCGAAAACGGCGACGGTGTTGTTACCGCCTCCATCCCCAAAGACCTTACCCCCGCCGATTTAGACCCAGAACAAGTACAAACCATCCTCCGGCAAAAAACCGAAGGGCCAGAAAAACTCGGTATCGACCCCGAAACTGGGGAACCAATTTTCATGTTGATTGGTACTTATGGCCCTTACGTCCAACTCGGTGAAGTTTCTGAGGAAAACAAAAAGCCCAAACGTGCATCTTTACCCAAAGGCATCAACCAAGAAGACGTGACTTTGGAAATGGCTTTGGGTCTACTAGCTTTACCCCGAAATCTCGGCGTTCACCCTGAAACAGGGGCAAAAATTCAAGCCGGACTAGGACGTTTTGGCCCTTACATTGTCCACGACCAAGGTAAGGAAGGTAAAGATTTTCGTTCCTTAAAAGCAACTGATAATGTCCTCACTGTTGATTTGCAGCGAGCTTTAGAAATTTTGGCGGAACCGAAGAAAACCAGAGGCGGTACTCGTTCTAAGACCAAAACACCTTTAAAAGAATTAGGCAATCATCCCAATGATGATGAACCAGTGAATATTTACGAAGGGCCTTATGGTACTTATATCAAGCATGGTAAAACTAATGCTGCGATTCCAGAAGGGGAAACTGTGGAAACCATGACTTTGGAAAAAGCACTGGAAGTTTTAGCTACGAAAAAATCGACTAAATCTACTAGTAAGTCGAAAAAATCAACTACATCTTCTACTAGCAAAAAAACAACGACGGCGACTAAATCTACTACCGAGAAAAAAACAACTAAATCTACTGCTACTAAGAAAAAAACTTCTTAG
- a CDS encoding NAD(P)H-quinone oxidoreductase subunit N produces MSFAELAAQLNAGTILPESIVIATLIVVLMVDLIVGRTSTRWTPYLAIAGLLASVVALFYQWDIANPIGFLGGFNGDALSVVFRGIIALSAAVTILMSITYIEQSGTSLGEFVGILLTATIGGMFLSGANELVMIFISLETLSISSYLLTGYTKRDPRSNEAALKYLLIGASSSAIFLYGVSLLYGLSGGETKLSAIAASLAAGNGQSLALVIALVFAIAGIAFKISAVPFHQWTPDVYEGSPTPVVAFLSVGSKAAGFALAIRLMVAAFPLVSEQWRFIFTALAILSMVLGNVVALTQTSMKRLLAYSSIAQAGFVMLGLIAGTEAGYSSMVFYMLVYLFMNLCGFTCVILFSLRTGTDQISEYSGLYQKDPLLTLGLSLSLLSLGGIPPLAGFFGKLYLFWAGWQAGLYLLVLLGLVTSVISIYYYIRVVKMMVVKEPQEMSDVVKNYPAITWNLPGMRALQVGLVVTLIATSFAGILSNPLFNLANGSVAKTRMLQSAVISSEVVKPNTQVSAIQQ; encoded by the coding sequence ATGAGTTTTGCTGAACTTGCAGCACAGCTAAATGCTGGAACAATTTTGCCAGAGTCAATTGTAATTGCCACACTGATTGTAGTGTTAATGGTTGACTTAATTGTGGGACGGACTTCGACGCGCTGGACTCCATATCTGGCGATCGCAGGTTTACTCGCTTCCGTTGTCGCCCTATTCTATCAATGGGATATCGCTAACCCGATCGGGTTTTTGGGTGGCTTTAACGGTGATGCCTTAAGTGTAGTCTTTCGTGGGATTATCGCTTTGTCCGCAGCCGTGACAATTTTAATGTCGATTACCTACATTGAGCAATCAGGGACTTCTTTGGGCGAGTTTGTGGGAATTTTACTCACGGCGACTATTGGAGGGATGTTTCTCTCTGGCGCAAATGAGTTGGTGATGATTTTCATCAGCTTAGAAACTCTGAGTATCTCTTCTTACCTGCTGACAGGTTACACTAAGCGCGACCCTCGTTCTAATGAAGCGGCGTTAAAGTATCTGTTGATTGGCGCTTCTAGTTCGGCGATTTTCCTCTATGGTGTATCTTTGCTGTATGGTTTGTCAGGTGGCGAAACTAAGTTAAGTGCGATCGCAGCCAGTTTAGCTGCTGGTAATGGTCAATCTTTGGCTTTGGTAATTGCTTTAGTATTTGCAATTGCGGGGATTGCATTTAAAATTTCGGCTGTACCTTTCCACCAATGGACACCTGATGTTTACGAAGGTTCTCCAACTCCTGTAGTTGCTTTCCTTTCTGTTGGTTCAAAAGCGGCTGGGTTTGCTTTAGCAATTCGCTTAATGGTAGCAGCTTTCCCCTTGGTTAGCGAACAGTGGCGCTTCATTTTTACTGCCCTTGCTATTCTGAGCATGGTATTAGGAAATGTGGTGGCTTTGACACAAACTAGTATGAAGAGATTGTTGGCTTATTCTTCGATCGCGCAAGCTGGTTTTGTCATGTTAGGGTTAATCGCTGGTACAGAAGCAGGTTACTCCAGCATGGTGTTTTATATGTTGGTTTACCTATTCATGAATTTGTGCGGTTTTACCTGCGTAATTCTGTTTTCTCTGCGGACGGGAACTGACCAAATTAGCGAATATTCTGGGTTATACCAAAAAGATCCGCTGTTAACTTTGGGTTTGAGTTTGTCTCTACTTTCTTTGGGTGGAATTCCGCCTTTGGCTGGATTTTTTGGCAAATTATATCTGTTTTGGGCTGGTTGGCAAGCTGGTCTTTACCTGTTAGTTTTGTTAGGTTTAGTTACCAGTGTGATTTCCATTTATTACTACATTCGTGTGGTAAAAATGATGGTGGTAAAAGAACCTCAAGAAATGTCCGATGTAGTAAAAAATTATCCGGCTATTACTTGGAATTTGCCGGGAATGCGGGCTTTACAAGTGGGGTTGGTGGTGACTTTAATCGCTACTTCTTTCGCTGGTATTTTGTCGAATCCGCTGTTTAATTTGGCTAATGGTTCGGTTGCGAAAACTCGAATGTTGCAATCGGCTGTGATTAGTTCGGAGGTTGTGAAACCTAATACTCAGGTTTCGGCTATTCAACAGTGA